From Haloterrigena salifodinae, the proteins below share one genomic window:
- a CDS encoding serine hydroxymethyltransferase — MAFKQSLEQIDPNTAEAIDLERERQESTLGMIASENHVSKAVLEAQGSVLTNKYAEGYPGGRYYGGCQHVDTVEELAIERAKELFGVDHANVQPHSGTQANMGVYFSVLEPGDKILSLSLSHGGHLSHGHNVNFSGQLYDVEQYEVDPETGYIDYDELESLAREFDPDIIVSGSSAYPREFEYDRIGKISDAVDAYHLADIAHVTGLIAAGVHESPVEHAEFVTGSTHKTIRAGRGGIIMCDEEFADDVDSAVFPGAQGGPLMHSVAGKAAGFAEANTDAFQSYAVQTIANANTLADEFDDRGLSLVSGGTDKHLMLVDLRDSHPDITGEEAEELLSDVDIIVNKNTVPGETRSPMVTSGIRVGTPALTTRGFGEKEMKTVADLIVDVLDNPEDEDVHDRAASTVEHLCQEFPIYG; from the coding sequence ATGGCGTTCAAACAATCGCTCGAGCAGATAGATCCGAATACGGCCGAGGCCATCGACCTCGAGCGTGAGCGGCAGGAATCGACGCTGGGGATGATCGCCTCCGAGAATCACGTCTCGAAAGCTGTGCTCGAAGCACAGGGGAGCGTCCTCACGAACAAGTACGCCGAGGGATACCCCGGCGGGAGATACTACGGTGGCTGCCAACACGTCGATACGGTGGAGGAACTCGCTATCGAACGCGCGAAGGAACTGTTCGGAGTCGACCACGCCAACGTGCAACCCCACAGCGGCACGCAGGCCAACATGGGCGTGTACTTCTCCGTGCTCGAACCGGGTGACAAGATACTGTCGCTGTCACTCTCGCACGGTGGACACCTCTCGCACGGCCACAACGTCAACTTCTCGGGACAGCTCTACGACGTCGAACAGTACGAGGTCGATCCCGAGACGGGGTACATCGATTACGACGAACTCGAGAGCCTTGCGCGCGAGTTCGACCCGGACATCATCGTTAGCGGCTCCTCGGCGTATCCCCGCGAGTTCGAGTACGACCGTATCGGCAAAATCTCGGATGCGGTCGACGCCTACCACCTCGCGGACATCGCCCACGTGACCGGCCTCATTGCGGCCGGCGTTCACGAGTCGCCAGTCGAACACGCGGAGTTCGTCACCGGGAGCACGCACAAGACGATCCGCGCCGGCCGCGGTGGCATCATCATGTGCGACGAGGAGTTCGCGGACGATGTCGACTCCGCGGTGTTCCCCGGCGCGCAGGGCGGGCCGCTGATGCACAGCGTGGCCGGCAAGGCCGCAGGGTTCGCAGAAGCGAACACCGATGCGTTCCAGTCCTACGCCGTACAGACCATCGCTAACGCGAATACGCTCGCCGACGAGTTCGACGACCGAGGACTCTCGCTGGTGAGCGGTGGAACGGACAAGCACCTCATGCTCGTTGACCTCCGCGACTCCCACCCTGACATCACGGGAGAGGAGGCCGAAGAGCTACTGTCCGACGTCGACATCATCGTCAACAAGAACACCGTTCCCGGCGAGACGCGGTCGCCCATGGTGACCAGCGGGATCCGCGTCGGCACGCCGGCGCTCACGACCCGGGGATTCGGAGAAAAAGAGATGAAGACTGTCGCCGACCTCATCGTGGACGTGCTCGACAATCCCGAGGACGAGGACGTTCACGACCGAGCCGCCTCGACGGTCGAACACCTTTGCCAGGAGTTTCCCATCTACGGGTAG
- a CDS encoding Rid family detoxifying hydrolase, which produces MKRAISTDDAPAAVGAYSQATTNGEMLFTAGQLPLTTDGELLDDAPVDEQTRQCLENVSAILQSEGGSMDDVLKTTVFLDDIDDFDEFNQAYSEFFDEEPPARSAVEVGRVPKGAAVEIEALAVTE; this is translated from the coding sequence ATGAAGCGTGCAATCAGTACCGACGATGCTCCGGCAGCCGTAGGCGCGTACAGCCAGGCAACGACGAACGGTGAGATGCTTTTCACTGCGGGTCAGCTTCCGCTCACAACCGACGGCGAACTCCTCGACGATGCGCCGGTCGACGAACAGACTCGACAGTGTCTCGAAAACGTCAGCGCGATCCTCCAGTCCGAAGGGGGATCGATGGACGACGTCCTCAAGACGACCGTGTTCCTCGACGATATCGACGACTTCGACGAGTTCAACCAGGCGTACAGCGAGTTCTTCGACGAAGAGCCGCCCGCCAGAAGCGCCGTCGAGGTCGGCCGCGTTCCCAAAGGCGCCGCAGTCGAAATCGAGGCGCTCGCGGTAACCGAGTAG
- the fdhF gene encoding formate dehydrogenase subunit alpha, with protein sequence MSTDDTLPGVPDIEDSQPNTPVSATFETGTANDPEAGTRSDGPTTVTINGKPVTVPPESTIIDAMQTVDDETVRVDPGADGIDDDADVPALCYYDRDGDCSGEIGPRSECRTCMVETDEHGLVPSCSFPAEEGLTVQTDTPDAEETRSVNLDLVLSNHNLRCTTCNGNGRCELQDTAISEGVDHPRYGVFGDRDEYEPLDDSSSFIQIDRNKCILCNRCVEGCNDVQVEGVLRIEGHGEDTRIGFQSDAETMAESDCVSCGHCATVCPTGALTEKDIGGAATLPLPGFTQRNSIGTVIGHEAAETLDDTTAPNRSPDPGGESRIGASPSVSPDDRSGVARFMSQSRRRAMDLATEYGHKAMLAGEHTAENIATKVLPEGRLFDVASTVSDYRLGKIDKEETTCGFCAVGCRFEMWGKDGDAIGVQPVDDPAQAPANNFSTCVKGKFGHEFANSDERITEPLVRTDDGEFETASWDEALDRVADELRAIQDEHGIDAVGCLASSKGSNEEAYLVQKFARQVLGTKNIDNCARLCHSTTVAALQQTLGYGAMTNRINEDIGEADAYLITGSNTTESHPVLATRIKQNVRDGADLVVFDPREVGIAEHADQYTRTKPGYDVAWLNGLIRYIVENELHDEAFIERNTKGFEKVKEKVQAFTPEKVEELAGIPPEELKSAAETLADAETVVFGWAMGMTQSSHGTQNLLAMADLALTLGQVGKPGAGLSPFRGQNNVQGGGGDMGTLPGSLPGYQDPADAEVAEKFEETWGERPPEEPGLKVPEMLAEAHEGNLRGMYVVGENPALSEPDIQHAEAALEKLEFLVVQDIFMTETATHADVILPAATSPEKHGTFTNTERRVQRVRPTATPPGAARQDWEITQDLANRLEYTWDYDHPREIMDEISDLVPIYGGVSYDRLESGDEHGLQWPCWDEDHPGTPYLYDYEDGEFNFDDGMARFVPADGGHPGELPDEEYPLTLTSGRVLYHWHTGQITRRVEGLMSHVGESFVEINPSTADELGVADGEYVRVESRRGDIVVKATVTDRVGDGTLFIPMHFAAGAVNKLTQESFDPHTGIPEYKVSSVRVEPLGSDADPDVLQAPDAGADSDGGTVVSDD encoded by the coding sequence ATGAGCACTGACGACACACTTCCGGGCGTTCCCGATATCGAAGACTCGCAACCGAATACGCCGGTCTCCGCCACGTTCGAGACAGGGACCGCGAACGATCCCGAGGCCGGCACCCGCAGCGACGGGCCGACGACGGTGACGATCAATGGCAAACCGGTGACTGTTCCACCCGAGTCGACCATCATCGACGCGATGCAGACCGTCGACGACGAGACGGTTCGTGTCGATCCCGGCGCGGACGGCATTGATGACGACGCCGACGTCCCCGCGCTCTGTTACTACGACCGCGACGGCGACTGCAGCGGTGAGATCGGGCCGCGCAGCGAGTGCCGGACCTGCATGGTCGAGACCGACGAGCACGGCCTCGTTCCCTCGTGTTCGTTCCCGGCCGAGGAGGGGCTTACCGTGCAGACGGACACTCCCGATGCCGAAGAGACACGCAGCGTCAACCTCGATCTGGTCCTCTCGAACCACAACCTCCGGTGTACGACCTGCAACGGCAACGGCCGCTGCGAACTACAGGATACTGCAATCAGCGAGGGCGTCGACCATCCGCGCTATGGCGTCTTCGGCGATCGTGACGAGTACGAACCGCTCGACGACAGTTCGTCGTTCATCCAGATCGACCGGAACAAGTGCATCCTCTGCAACCGGTGTGTCGAGGGCTGTAACGACGTGCAGGTCGAGGGCGTCCTCCGCATCGAGGGCCACGGCGAGGACACCCGAATCGGCTTCCAGTCCGACGCCGAGACGATGGCCGAGTCCGACTGCGTCTCCTGTGGTCACTGCGCGACCGTCTGTCCGACGGGCGCGTTGACGGAGAAGGACATCGGCGGCGCTGCGACACTTCCGCTTCCAGGGTTCACTCAGCGCAACTCCATCGGGACGGTTATCGGGCACGAGGCTGCCGAAACGCTCGACGACACGACGGCACCGAATCGCTCGCCCGACCCCGGCGGAGAGAGTCGGATCGGAGCCAGCCCCAGCGTGAGTCCGGACGATCGAAGCGGCGTCGCACGGTTTATGTCCCAGAGCAGGCGCCGTGCGATGGACCTCGCCACCGAGTACGGCCACAAAGCCATGTTGGCGGGCGAACACACCGCCGAGAACATCGCGACGAAGGTGCTCCCCGAGGGGAGATTGTTCGACGTCGCGTCGACCGTGAGCGACTACCGCCTCGGCAAGATCGACAAGGAGGAGACGACGTGCGGGTTCTGTGCGGTCGGCTGCCGATTCGAGATGTGGGGCAAAGACGGCGATGCGATCGGCGTCCAACCCGTTGACGATCCCGCCCAGGCGCCCGCCAACAACTTCTCGACCTGCGTGAAAGGGAAGTTCGGCCACGAGTTCGCCAACAGCGACGAGCGGATCACGGAACCGCTCGTGCGCACCGACGACGGCGAGTTCGAGACGGCGTCCTGGGACGAGGCGCTCGACCGCGTCGCCGACGAGTTGCGCGCGATCCAGGACGAACACGGCATCGACGCCGTCGGCTGTCTCGCGTCGTCGAAGGGGAGCAACGAAGAGGCGTATCTCGTCCAGAAGTTCGCCCGACAGGTTCTCGGAACGAAAAACATCGACAACTGCGCGCGGCTCTGTCACTCGACGACGGTGGCAGCGCTGCAACAGACCCTCGGATACGGCGCCATGACCAACCGCATCAACGAGGATATCGGCGAGGCCGACGCCTACCTCATCACCGGGTCGAACACGACGGAGTCGCACCCTGTTCTGGCGACCCGAATCAAGCAAAACGTCCGAGACGGGGCCGACCTGGTCGTCTTCGATCCCCGTGAAGTCGGCATCGCCGAGCACGCAGACCAATACACGCGGACCAAGCCCGGGTACGACGTCGCTTGGCTCAACGGTCTCATTCGATACATCGTCGAGAACGAGCTCCACGACGAGGCGTTCATCGAGCGCAACACGAAGGGGTTCGAGAAAGTCAAGGAGAAGGTGCAGGCATTTACGCCTGAGAAAGTCGAAGAACTGGCAGGCATTCCGCCCGAAGAGCTGAAATCCGCCGCCGAGACGCTCGCCGACGCCGAGACCGTCGTCTTCGGCTGGGCGATGGGGATGACCCAGTCCAGTCACGGCACGCAGAACCTCCTCGCGATGGCCGATCTCGCCCTCACGCTCGGCCAGGTCGGTAAGCCCGGCGCCGGGCTCTCACCCTTCCGGGGGCAGAACAACGTGCAGGGCGGCGGTGGTGACATGGGAACGCTTCCCGGAAGCCTTCCGGGCTATCAGGATCCGGCAGACGCCGAGGTCGCCGAAAAGTTCGAAGAAACGTGGGGCGAGCGCCCGCCCGAAGAGCCAGGGCTCAAGGTACCGGAGATGCTCGCAGAGGCTCACGAAGGCAACCTGCGTGGAATGTACGTCGTCGGGGAGAACCCCGCGCTGTCCGAACCCGACATCCAGCACGCCGAAGCGGCGCTCGAGAAACTCGAGTTCCTCGTCGTCCAAGACATCTTCATGACGGAAACGGCGACTCACGCGGACGTGATCTTGCCCGCAGCGACGTCGCCGGAGAAACACGGTACGTTCACTAACACCGAGCGCCGCGTCCAGCGGGTGCGCCCAACTGCGACGCCGCCCGGAGCGGCGCGCCAAGACTGGGAGATCACGCAGGACCTGGCCAACCGGCTCGAGTATACCTGGGACTACGACCATCCGCGGGAAATCATGGACGAGATCAGCGACCTGGTCCCGATCTACGGTGGCGTCAGCTACGACCGCCTCGAGTCGGGCGACGAGCACGGACTCCAGTGGCCCTGCTGGGACGAAGACCACCCCGGAACGCCGTACCTCTACGATTACGAGGACGGGGAGTTCAACTTCGACGACGGGATGGCGCGTTTCGTGCCCGCGGACGGTGGACATCCCGGCGAGTTACCCGACGAAGAGTATCCGCTCACGCTCACCTCCGGGCGGGTGCTCTACCACTGGCATACCGGCCAGATAACCCGACGTGTCGAGGGGCTCATGAGCCACGTCGGCGAGAGCTTCGTTGAGATCAACCCCTCGACGGCCGACGAACTCGGCGTCGCCGACGGCGAGTACGTTCGGGTCGAGTCTCGCCGCGGAGACATCGTCGTCAAGGCGACCGTGACCGACCGCGTCGGTGACGGGACGCTATTCATCCCGATGCACTTCGCTGCCGGCGCGGTCAACAAGCTCACCCAGGAGAGCTTCGACCCGCACACCGGCATTCCCGAGTACAAGGTGTCCAGTGTCCGCGTCGAACCGCTCGGATCGGACGCCGATCCGGACGTACTCCAGGCACCCGACGCCGGAGCTGATAGCGACGGCGGAACCGTAGTCAGCGACGACTGA